In Dyadobacter subterraneus, a single genomic region encodes these proteins:
- a CDS encoding HigA family addiction module antitoxin codes for MLKRDMKPAHPGAILNGMIEGLREETNQAYTISELASGLGVNRSTLSLILNQKSGISPEMAIKLSEAFGTSAELWMNLQKKYDLWNAERKVSRKSIRHFVISDTNTLQSA; via the coding sequence ATGCTAAAAAGAGATATGAAACCTGCACATCCAGGAGCTATTTTAAATGGAATGATTGAGGGGCTTCGTGAAGAAACAAATCAGGCTTATACTATTTCTGAGCTTGCAAGCGGCCTTGGTGTGAATCGTAGTACACTTTCGCTTATCTTAAATCAAAAGTCAGGTATTAGTCCGGAGATGGCTATTAAATTATCCGAAGCCTTTGGTACAAGTGCTGAGCTATGGATGAACCTGCAAAAAAAATACGATCTATGGAATGCAGAAAGGAAAGTTAGCCGGAAATCAATAAGGCATTTTGTAATTTCTGACACTAATACTCTTCAATCAGCTTAG
- a CDS encoding TolC family protein, giving the protein MKRLLLLFCLFPCFAQAQKTLSLADCVELLSRNNLTYRAGNLQAEAAQANLRQTKSLIFPQIYVGANHSLNLGRSIDQYTNAYIDELYNYSSIGANFQMNIFQGFKIQNQIRQSQVLKESADENRKAVLNAQTILLLQGYVNVLATKSLYESYVQQVESSKQQVDRVEKQLNAGVAAQSTLYEIKATLANDKFDMVTALNNYKTARLALFQRMNIDPDDSIIFEPLTPIEWPADSKDAQAVYEDALKQFPEIKSAELSQKSYYYLVKSIKANNYPSLVLGANIGAFYASTNTNLDYFKQLNATRNGSLSLGLNIPIMGRWVTRPRVELAKVQERQAQNQSDIAKQLLRQSVEMAVLDVNSTADRFGAAQGQVESLTASFTVVESKLNAGTANIFEYALAKANLGKSQANAIQAKYEYMMKQRLLQFYRQGTWTGIY; this is encoded by the coding sequence ATGAAACGTTTATTACTACTTTTTTGTCTGTTTCCCTGCTTTGCCCAGGCACAAAAAACGCTTAGCCTTGCAGACTGTGTCGAACTTTTGTCGAGAAACAACCTGACTTACCGTGCAGGAAATCTTCAGGCAGAAGCGGCGCAGGCAAATTTGCGGCAGACAAAATCGTTGATCTTTCCACAGATTTATGTTGGAGCCAATCACAGTTTGAATCTTGGACGTAGTATTGACCAGTATACCAATGCGTATATTGATGAGCTTTATAATTACAGTTCCATTGGTGCGAACTTTCAGATGAATATTTTTCAGGGTTTTAAAATCCAGAATCAGATTCGTCAAAGTCAGGTGTTAAAAGAATCTGCGGATGAAAACCGGAAAGCAGTTTTAAACGCGCAAACGATTTTGCTTTTGCAGGGATACGTAAATGTTTTGGCAACAAAATCTTTATATGAGTCTTATGTTCAGCAGGTTGAATCTTCCAAACAGCAGGTTGACCGTGTTGAAAAACAATTGAATGCAGGAGTTGCTGCTCAAAGCACGCTTTATGAAATCAAGGCCACGCTTGCCAATGATAAATTTGACATGGTTACAGCTTTGAATAATTATAAAACGGCAAGGCTGGCATTATTTCAAAGAATGAATATTGATCCGGACGATTCGATCATATTTGAACCGCTGACTCCGATTGAATGGCCGGCCGATTCGAAAGACGCCCAGGCCGTTTATGAGGATGCGTTGAAACAGTTTCCGGAGATTAAAAGCGCTGAATTGAGCCAGAAAAGTTATTACTATTTGGTGAAATCCATTAAAGCCAATAATTATCCGTCACTTGTTTTGGGGGCCAATATTGGAGCATTTTATGCTTCAACCAACACTAATCTTGATTATTTCAAACAGTTGAATGCCACACGTAATGGTTCTTTGAGCTTGGGTTTGAATATTCCGATTATGGGTCGTTGGGTAACACGTCCTCGTGTTGAGCTGGCGAAAGTACAGGAACGCCAGGCACAGAATCAGTCTGATATTGCTAAACAATTGTTACGTCAATCGGTTGAAATGGCGGTTTTGGATGTGAATAGCACGGCTGATCGTTTTGGTGCAGCGCAAGGCCAGGTGGAATCGCTGACTGCAAGTTTTACGGTTGTGGAAAGTAAATTAAATGCCGGAACAGCTAATATTTTTGAATATGCTTTGGCGAAAGCGAATCTTGGAAAGTCGCAAGCCAATGCAATTCAGGCAAAATATGAATATATGATGAAACAGAGATTACTTCAATTTTACCGTCAGGGTACCTGGACGGGGATATATTGA
- a CDS encoding ABC transporter ATP-binding protein has translation MIKLEKISKHYPAGFGKTYVLRHIDLNIKEGEFVSIMGPSGSGKSTLLHILGLLEEPSEGEYLFLDEPVQKLTEKKRTELHRHHIGFVFQAYHLIDELTVYENIETPLLYKGVSGSERKSRVAELLDRFNMVAKKDLFPHQLSGGQQQLVGVARAIVHNPKVIFADEPTGNLHSEQAVEIMELFQKLNQEDKVTIVQVTHSEANATYGNRVIRLKDGWLA, from the coding sequence ATGATCAAATTAGAAAAAATTTCCAAGCACTATCCGGCAGGTTTTGGCAAAACATACGTGTTGCGCCACATTGATTTGAATATTAAAGAAGGCGAATTTGTCTCAATTATGGGGCCATCCGGTTCAGGAAAGTCAACTTTGCTGCATATTTTAGGATTGCTTGAAGAGCCGTCGGAGGGTGAATATCTTTTCCTGGACGAACCGGTTCAAAAATTAACTGAGAAAAAACGTACAGAATTACACCGTCATCATATTGGTTTCGTATTTCAGGCATATCATTTAATTGATGAACTGACGGTTTATGAAAACATCGAAACGCCGCTGCTTTACAAAGGTGTTTCAGGATCTGAAAGAAAAAGCCGCGTGGCAGAATTGCTTGACCGCTTCAATATGGTAGCTAAAAAAGATCTTTTTCCGCATCAGCTTTCAGGCGGACAGCAGCAATTGGTAGGTGTAGCGCGTGCAATTGTACATAATCCAAAAGTGATTTTTGCGGATGAACCAACGGGAAATCTGCATTCTGAGCAGGCGGTGGAAATCATGGAATTATTTCAAAAACTTAATCAGGAAGATAAAGTAACGATTGTACAGGTGACCCACTCGGAGGCTAACGCTACGTATGGTAACCGCGTAATCAGGCTGAAAGATGGCTGGCTGGCCTGA
- a CDS encoding GDSL-type esterase/lipase family protein produces MKKYLVILCVIVISSCHRPNYTALDKVWEPDYPVDRSESSIQAFEKKDSEKMPAPGGIVFTGSSTFTKWQSATEDLAPLPIINRGFGGSTFPEVIHYADKTIFKYHPKTVVIYCENDMFGKKAKSPEQVRDEYVKLTKMIHDHEPKAKIYGISLKPSPSRWKKKEDVEKANRLIKDFIKSDRNHKYINIWPVMIKDGRPDGSIFLSDSLHMNAEGYKRWTSVLKPILEKDE; encoded by the coding sequence ATGAAAAAGTATTTGGTTATCCTCTGCGTTATCGTTATTTCCTCATGTCACAGACCCAATTACACGGCACTTGATAAAGTTTGGGAGCCGGATTATCCTGTTGACAGGTCGGAAAGTTCGATTCAGGCATTTGAAAAGAAAGATTCAGAAAAAATGCCAGCTCCTGGCGGGATCGTTTTTACCGGAAGTTCCACTTTTACAAAATGGCAGAGTGCGACTGAGGATCTTGCACCTTTACCGATCATAAATCGTGGTTTTGGAGGTTCTACTTTTCCGGAAGTGATCCATTACGCCGATAAAACAATTTTTAAATATCACCCCAAAACGGTTGTGATTTACTGTGAGAATGACATGTTTGGCAAAAAGGCAAAATCGCCGGAACAGGTTAGGGATGAATATGTGAAACTTACCAAAATGATTCACGATCACGAGCCGAAGGCAAAAATTTATGGTATCTCGTTGAAACCTTCACCGTCACGCTGGAAGAAAAAAGAGGATGTTGAAAAGGCTAATCGGCTGATCAAAGATTTCATAAAAAGTGATCGTAACCATAAGTATATTAATATCTGGCCGGTTATGATAAAGGACGGCCGCCCGGACGGAAGCATTTTCCTAAGTGACAGTCTGCATATGAATGCCGAAGGTTATAAAAGATGGACATCCGTATTAAAACCAATTTTAGAGAAGGACGAGTAG
- a CDS encoding FGGY-family carbohydrate kinase has translation MKVTAVFDIGRTNKKYVLFDEKYQIVEEVTESLPETIDEDGFRTENIELLTEWVQERWTDLKNNPKYHIQAVNAAAYGASLVHLDASNKPVTPLYSYLKPLPDSLLSQFYSTHGDPTRIALQTGSPAMGMLNSGMQLYWLKYTKPDVYKKIVSSLHLPQYILYLLTGRKASDYTSLGCHTALWSFEMWDYHEWVKEEAIQKKLPPVLASSSFIYRDGEKSIQSGFGLHDSSAALVPYRMAVKTPFVLLSTGTWCINFNPFYSKPLTGNQLHQDCMNYLTPEGSGVTTSRLFMGKEHDFQVARIAEYFNQDADFYKRVVLNEEILKADTPPFYSACMTGNGPFPEPNTQEWQVSAFSSAEAAYHHLLKGLTDMLTVSLNLIGINEVQAIYIDGGFSKNEIFTRLVAHNFPEHKVYATDLPYATSLGAALHVTRPQSFEFLGEIKEVVGF, from the coding sequence ATGAAAGTAACGGCGGTTTTTGATATTGGCAGGACCAATAAAAAGTATGTACTTTTTGACGAAAAGTATCAGATTGTAGAGGAAGTAACAGAATCACTTCCAGAGACGATAGATGAGGATGGATTCCGTACTGAAAATATTGAACTTCTTACCGAATGGGTTCAGGAACGTTGGACGGATCTTAAAAACAATCCCAAATACCATATACAGGCCGTGAACGCAGCAGCTTATGGTGCAAGCCTTGTTCATTTGGATGCTAGTAACAAACCGGTTACACCGTTATATTCTTATTTAAAGCCGCTTCCGGATTCTCTGCTAAGCCAGTTTTACAGTACACATGGCGATCCGACAAGGATTGCGCTTCAAACAGGTTCTCCTGCAATGGGCATGCTTAATTCGGGTATGCAACTGTATTGGCTTAAATATACCAAGCCGGATGTTTACAAAAAGATCGTTTCTTCCCTGCATTTGCCGCAATATATTTTGTACTTATTGACAGGTCGTAAAGCCAGTGATTATACCTCTCTTGGATGCCACACAGCACTTTGGAGTTTCGAAATGTGGGACTACCATGAATGGGTAAAAGAAGAGGCAATTCAGAAAAAATTACCACCGGTATTGGCTTCATCATCTTTTATTTACAGAGATGGAGAAAAAAGTATTCAGTCGGGTTTTGGTTTGCACGATAGTTCTGCCGCGCTTGTGCCATACCGTATGGCTGTTAAAACACCATTCGTTTTGTTGTCGACAGGAACCTGGTGTATTAACTTCAATCCTTTCTATTCCAAGCCGCTGACGGGAAACCAGCTGCATCAGGATTGCATGAATTATCTTACTCCTGAGGGAAGCGGAGTAACAACTTCCAGATTGTTCATGGGGAAAGAGCATGATTTTCAGGTAGCACGGATTGCTGAATATTTTAATCAGGATGCTGATTTTTATAAAAGAGTTGTCTTGAATGAAGAAATATTAAAAGCAGATACGCCCCCATTTTATTCCGCTTGTATGACTGGCAACGGCCCGTTCCCGGAGCCAAATACACAGGAATGGCAGGTTAGTGCATTTTCATCCGCAGAGGCTGCTTATCATCATTTGCTAAAAGGACTTACTGATATGCTGACGGTTTCACTGAATCTGATTGGTATCAATGAAGTTCAGGCGATTTATATCGACGGCGGATTTTCGAAAAATGAAATTTTCACAAGACTGGTAGCTCACAACTTCCCGGAACATAAAGTTTACGCCACAGATTTGCCTTATGCGACTTCGCTTGGTGCAGCTCTGCACGTTACGCGTCCGCAATCTTTTGAGTTTTTAGGGGAGATTAAGGAAGTTGTTGGTTTTTAA
- a CDS encoding type II toxin-antitoxin system RelE/ParE family toxin yields MIENIQHKGLRFLFENDDSSKLNAHLVERLREILSLLDTAETVEQLNIPGYRLHKLSGELKEFYSIKVNANYRIIFRFNDGDAYDVDFLDYH; encoded by the coding sequence ATGATAGAAAATATTCAACACAAAGGGCTTAGATTTTTGTTTGAGAATGATGATTCATCTAAGCTAAATGCACACTTGGTTGAACGTTTAAGAGAAATATTATCTTTATTAGATACGGCTGAAACTGTTGAGCAGTTGAATATTCCTGGATATCGATTGCATAAATTGAGTGGAGAACTAAAAGAATTTTATTCTATAAAAGTAAATGCAAATTATCGTATTATCTTTCGTTTTAATGATGGAGATGCTTACGATGTAGATTTCCTAGATTATCATTAA
- a CDS encoding alkaline phosphatase: MKRRDFFRNSSLTIAAGSMFSPLNLLGNNNSIVKSGTVAKNIIFLVSDGMSTGTLNMASLLLQRKEGRQSHWMQLYLDNKAKRAFMDTASANSFVTDSAAASSAWGGGVRVNNGSLNANPDGSYNKPILQKFKEAGKSVGCVTSVPITHATPAGFCINNKSRGDQNDIALQYLPLKFDVMMGGGQDYFDPAKRKDKDNVYKKFDEAGYVTVKTKKELLSLSASETKPLLGVFADNALPFSVDHQHDATLMEQIPTLAEMTKSAIAKLKKNKNGFVMQVEGGKVDWAAHSNDSAGLLYDQIAFDDAIKVAIDFAEQDKETLVIITTDHGNANPGLFSGSMTEKNFDYMHHFKHSNDWVLNGINKNSTAAQIIERLEEAQGYAIKKAEAESLLAHYTTLNEEGLYNPKKLPFKELGQIQSAYTSIGWAGMDHSADYVELAMFGPGSEMLKPFVKNTDLHNFMLDATNVRKQS; the protein is encoded by the coding sequence ATGAAAAGAAGAGATTTTTTTAGAAATTCCTCCCTTACCATAGCAGCTGGTTCTATGTTTTCTCCCCTGAATTTGTTGGGAAATAATAACAGCATTGTAAAAAGTGGAACGGTCGCCAAAAATATAATTTTTCTGGTAAGTGACGGAATGAGCACCGGCACACTCAATATGGCCAGCCTTTTGTTGCAAAGAAAAGAAGGAAGACAAAGTCACTGGATGCAGTTATATCTGGATAATAAAGCCAAACGTGCTTTTATGGATACTGCTTCTGCCAATTCATTTGTAACAGATTCTGCTGCTGCAAGTTCGGCCTGGGGCGGGGGAGTTCGTGTCAATAACGGTTCTTTGAACGCGAATCCTGATGGCAGTTATAACAAACCGATTTTACAAAAATTTAAAGAAGCAGGAAAGTCTGTTGGCTGTGTAACCTCGGTACCGATCACGCACGCGACACCGGCTGGTTTTTGTATCAATAACAAATCAAGAGGAGATCAGAATGATATTGCGCTGCAATATTTGCCTTTGAAATTTGATGTAATGATGGGCGGCGGACAGGATTATTTTGATCCGGCAAAGAGAAAAGACAAAGATAACGTATACAAAAAATTCGATGAGGCTGGTTATGTAACGGTGAAAACAAAAAAGGAATTGTTAAGTCTTTCAGCCTCAGAAACGAAACCTTTACTAGGCGTTTTTGCTGATAATGCGTTGCCATTTTCCGTTGATCATCAGCATGATGCAACATTAATGGAACAAATCCCGACTTTGGCTGAAATGACAAAATCGGCGATTGCTAAATTAAAGAAAAACAAAAATGGCTTTGTAATGCAGGTTGAAGGCGGAAAAGTAGATTGGGCGGCCCATTCCAACGATTCTGCCGGATTACTTTATGACCAGATAGCCTTTGATGATGCCATAAAAGTAGCAATCGATTTTGCAGAACAGGATAAGGAAACACTTGTGATCATTACAACAGATCACGGCAATGCAAATCCCGGATTATTTTCTGGTTCAATGACCGAGAAAAATTTCGATTACATGCACCATTTCAAACATAGTAATGACTGGGTTTTAAATGGTATCAACAAGAATTCTACCGCTGCTCAAATTATCGAGCGACTGGAAGAAGCGCAGGGTTATGCGATCAAAAAGGCGGAGGCCGAAAGTTTACTGGCGCATTATACGACTTTGAACGAAGAAGGCTTATATAATCCTAAGAAACTTCCTTTTAAGGAACTTGGTCAGATACAATCTGCCTATACTTCCATCGGTTGGGCGGGTATGGATCACTCTGCGGATTACGTAGAATTGGCGATGTTTGGGCCGGGAAGTGAAATGTTAAAACCATTTGTAAAAAACACTGATCTGCATAATTTTATGCTGGATGCTACCAATGTAAGAAAGCAAAGCTGA